In the Streptomyces sp. SJL17-4 genome, GGCAGTTCAAGGCCGACATCAAGAAGGCGGCGGGCGGAAAGGAGGTGCCTTTGAACATGCACATGCTCACCGGCTACATGAGCGCCGACCTCTTCCTCTCGATCGCCGAGAAGGCGGGCAAGGACCTCACCGTCGAGTCCTTCCAGACGGCGGCGAACGGCTTCTCCGACACCGGCACGCTCGTCGGCGACCGCACCCTGCCCAAGGGAAAGAAGGAGAGCTTCGGCTGCGGGGCGCTCGTCCAGCTGAAGAACGGGCGGTACGAGGTGGCGGTGCCGTTCACGTGCTATCCGCCGATCCCCTTCGGCTGAGGGGCGCGTCACGTGGGTGACCTGCTGGGTTTCGTGCTGAGCGGGCTGGTCTCGGGCGCGCTGTACGCGCTGCTCGCGACCGGCCTCGTGCTGTCCTACTCCGCCTCCGGGCTCTTCAACTTCGCGCACGGCGCCACCGCCTATCTGTGCGCGCTCGCCTTCTACGAGCTCCACTCCGGCTTCGGCTGGCCGGCCGTCCCCACCGCTCTGCTCCTGGTGTTCGTGGTGGCGCCCGGCCTCGGCTGGGGCCTGGACCGGCTGATGTTCAGAAAGCTCGCCACGGTCGGCGAGACGGCGCAGATCGTGGCCACCATCGGTCTGCTGGTCGCGCTGCCCGCGGCCGGACTGTGGGTCGTCGAACTCCTGGAGCGGGCGGGCGCCCCGGTCCTGCCCGCCGAGAACCAGTTCGGTCTGCCGGGCGTCGGGCCGAGCCCCGCGGTGTCCTGGCAGCCGCTCGACGGCGTCGGCATCGACTCCGACCAGCTGATCACCTGGATCGTCACCGCCCTCGCGGCGGCGGGCCTGTGGGTCCTGATGCGGCACACCCGGCTCGGCCTGCGGCTGCGCGCGGCGGTCGACAACCGCGCGCTGACCGAGCTGCGGGGGATCAGCGCGGACCGGCTGTCCTCGACGGCGTGGATGCTGTCGTCCGGTCTCGCGGGCCTCGCCGGAGTCCTCGCGACCCCGCTCCTCGGGCTCTCCGCGCACGACTACACGCTGTTCCTGTTCGTCTCGGCCACCGCGGCGGTCCTCGGACGCTTCGCGTCGGTGCCACTCGCCTTCGCGGGCGGCCTCGGGCTCGGGGTGCTGCAGAACCTCGTGGCGGGGTACGCGTCGTTCGCCGAGGGCATCACCGGCTTCCGCACCGCCGTACCGTTCCTCATCCTCTTCGCCGGGCTCGTCGTCCTGGTACGGCGGCGGCGCCGCGCGGCGGGCACGGCGGCCGCGGACCCACCGCCGGTGGAGTATCTCGCCGGGAAGGGGTGGGGCCGCCGCTGGGGCGCCTGGGTGGTGGCCGGAGCGCTCCTGGGCACCGCGTTCTACACCGTCACCACCCCCTTCTGGAGCGGGATCCTGACCCAAGGGCTCGCGATCGGGCTCGTGTTCATGTCGTTCACGGTGGTCACCGGTCTCGGTGCGATGGTGTCCCTCGCCCAGGCGACGTTCGTGACCGGCGCCGCACTCGTCGCGGGGCTGCTGATGAGCCACGGCTGGCCCTTCGTCGCGGCCGCGGCCGTCGGCACGGCGGCGGCCGCCCTGCTCGGCGCGGTGGTCGCGCTGCCCGCACTGCGGCTGGGCGGCAGATCACTGGCCCTGGCCACCCTGGCGCTCGCCTTCCTGGCGGACCAGGTGCTCTTCCAGCTCGGGTGGCTCCGCAACGGCGACACCGGGTGGGAGATCCCGCGGCCGGTGGCCGGACCCGTCGACCTGAGTGACGACCGGGCCATGGGGCTCGCGCTCGTGCTGCTCAGCGGGGTGCTCGTCGCGCTGCTCACCCGGCTGCGCGGCTCCCGCTGGGGCCGGGCCATGCTGGCGGTCCGCTCGGCGCCGGAGGCCGCCGCGGCGTCGGGGGTGTCGGTGGTACGGACGAAGCTCCTGCTGTTCACGGTGTCGGCGGGCCTCGCGGGCTTCGGAGGGGTGCTCTACGCCTCGTACAACACCAGGATCACGGCTACGGACTTCACGGCGATGACGGGCCTGGTGTGGCTGGCGGTCGTGGTCGCGGCGGGGGTGCGCAGGCCGCAGTTCGCCGTGGTGGCGGGGCTGGTCTTCGCGGTGGTCCCGCATCTGATGGCGACGTACGTGACGGAGTCCGCGCATCTGCCGGTGATCCTCTTCGGTCTGGCGGGGCTCGCGCTGGCGAACGACCCGGACGGGTACTGCGCCGCGCTGCCGTCGAGGCGAGCGGCCCGGCGCGCCGCACGGCGGGGGGCGGCGGCGCGGGAGGCCGTGCCGGGGGTCGTTCCCCCGCACCGCGAGGTGCGGGCGGACCACCACCTCCCGGAACAGGCGGGAGGCCCCCGGCCGGCCGGGGACGGCGGCTCCGCGCCGCTCCGCGCGCGGACGGCCGAGCCGTATGTCGTCGGCACCGGGAGCGCGGTCCCAGGAACGGGCAGCGGCCCCGGCGGGACGCCGAGCGCGCTCGAACTGAGCAGCCCGAGCGCGCTCAAGCCGAGCGGCCCGAGCGTCGCGCTCGAACTGAGCGGCGTACACGCCGGGTACGGCGGCGCTCCTGTGCTGCACGGCGTGGACCTCGTGGTGCGCGGCGGCGAGGTGCTGGTGCTGCTCGGGCCCAACGGGGCCGGGAAGTCCACCCTCTGCCGGGTGGCGGCGGGACTGGTGCGGCCGACCGGGGGGCTCGTCCGGGTGCGCGGTGAGGACGCCACCCGCGACGTGACGGTCGCGCGGGCCCGCCGGGGCGTGCGGCTGGCTCCCGAGGGGCGGGGGATCTTCGCCGGGCTGTCGATCGAGGAGAACCTGACCCTGCAGCTCACGGCAGCGGAGGACCGCGACGCCGTGTACGTGCGGTTCCCCGCGCTCGCCGCCCGCCGCACCGTCGCCGCCGGGTCCCTGTCGGGCGGCGAGCAGCAGCTCCTCGCCCTCGCCCCGCTCCTCCAGCGACCGCCGGCGGTCCTCGTCGCCGACGAACCGTCCCTCGGCCTCGCGCCGCGCGTCGTGGACGAGGTCTTCCGCCTCCTGACCGAACTCCGCGACCACGGCACCGCGCTGGTCCTCGTCGAGGAGAAGGCGGCCGAGGTGCTCGGCATCGCCGACACCGTCGCGTACCTCGTACAGGGCGGGATCGCCTGGTCCGGGCCACGGTCCGAGGTGGACCGGGACCGGCTCGCCGAGGCCTACCTGGGGACGGGAGTACGCCGATGAGCCACCCTCTGCTCCGCGCGAGCGGGATCGACGTCCGTTTCGGCGGCGTCCACGCCCTGCGCGAAGTGACCGTCTCCGTCGGCCCCGGGGAGATCTGCGGCCTCATCGGGCCGAACGGCGCGGGCAAGACGACGCTCTTCGACGTGGTGTCGGGGATACGGCGGCCGGACGCGGGAACGATCGCGTACGACGGTACGGACATCACCCGCCGATCGCCCGTCTGGCGGGCCCGGCACGGCATCCGTCGCACCTTCCAACGACAGCAGCTCTTCGGGCAGTTGACCGTCGCGGACAATCTCGTCGTGGCACAGGACTGGCGGGGCGGAGTACGGTCCGCGGCGCGCCGCCGTCGGGAGCGGGCCGCCGCCGTGCTCCACGAGTGCGGGCTCGGCGCACTCGCCGACTCGTACGCGGGCGGCCTGCCCGTCGGGCAGGCTCGCCTGGTCGAGCTGGCCCGCGCGCTCGCCGATCCGCCCCGGGTCCTGCTCCTGGACGAGCCCGCGTCCGGGACGACCGCCGAGGAGCGTCGCGGACTCGCCGCCGTCATCCGTCGTATGGCCGACGAGGAGGAGTGCGCGGTGCTGCTCGTCGAGCACGACGTGGCCTTCGTGATGGAGCTGTGCTCCCGCGTCGTGGTGCTCGACCTCGGCCGGGTGCTGGCCGAAGGGTCGGCGGCCGAGGTCCACGCGGACCCGGCGGTACGGGAGGCGTACCTGGGTGCCGGTCCCGGCGGGGCGTAGGACGGCGCCGCGGTGCCGCGAAGCCGCGGCGGCTCGGCGCTCTCGGTGCGTGCGTCCTTTCGGGTCGGGTGGAGTGGGGCGCCGTCGACAGGGATGGCTCCGGCCGTCAGACTGTCCGCGGAGGTGACGCGGGTGGTGGAGCCGGTGCACATGCGGGCCGCTGTTCGGGAGACGTACGGTCCGGCCGACCTCAGTTCGGTCCCGGTGTTCGCCGGGGGGTTCATCAACTTCGGGTACTGGCGCTCGATCGACCTCGGCGGACCGCTCACGGTCGACGACCGGGTCCGCAGCCAGGAGGACATGTACCGGCAGGTGCTCGGCGCAGCCGGTGCGCTCGCCGACCGGCGGATCGTCGAGATCGGCTGCGGGCTGGGTGTCGGCTGTGCGCTCGCCCTGCGCGAGTGCCGACCGGAGCGGGTGACAGGAATGGACATCCATCCGCAACAGCTGGACCGTGCCCGCCGGGCCAACGCGGATCTGCTGGGGGCATCGCCGTCGGGGCTCCGGTTCGTCCGCGGTGCGGCGGAGGAGATGCCGTTCGGTGACGGCGAGTTCGACTGCGTCTACAGCGTCGAGGCCGCCCAGCACTTCGACGACATGATCGCCTTCACCCGGGAGACGGCCCGGGTACTGCGGCCCGGTGGACGGGTGGTCGTCGCGAGCTTCTTCACCCCGGACGACGACCCGGATCACGGAGCCCGGCTCGCGTCGTACCTGGAGACGTTCGCGGACGGGCTGGACATCGCGCGTCCCGTCACGCTCGTGACCGATGCGTTCACCCGGGCGGGCCTGGCGGACGCGCGGGCCGTGTCGATCGGACCGGACGTGTGGCAGGGCTGGGACCGCTGGCTGTCGGACCAGTGGAAGCCGGGCACCTGGCCCCGCAACTTCCTGAAGGCCTACGAGCAGGGCAACCTCGACTACTACATCGTCACGGCCACCCGCCCGCGAACCTGACCCCGGGACGGGGCGCGCGGCCTGTCGTTCGACGGGCGTTCACACGACGACGGGTCCGCCGCCGACCGGCGTTCGGCCGCGGGCATGAGTCTCGTGACGCCCTTCGCCCCTCTCTCAGGACGGACACTCCGTGCTCGAAGTACGCGCTCCCCGGGGGCGTCGTCGCCTCGCCCCGATCCGCCTCGCCGTCGCCGGTGCCACGCTGCTCGCCGCCGCGACGCTGGTCACGCCGACCGCGCACGCCGCTCCGGCGGACGACGTCCGCATCAACGAGGTGGTGACGACCGGCAGCGTCGCCGACTCGATCGAGCTGTACAACAAGGGGGCGGCCGCGGTCGACATCTCCGGCTGGATCCTCAAGGACAACGACGCGAGCCACACGTTCACCGTTCCGGCCGGGACGAGTCTTGCCCCCGGGGCGGCACGCGCGTTCGCCGTGGACGCGGCGTTCGGGCTCGGTTCCAGCGACAAGGCCCGCCTCTATCTGCCGGGCGGCAGCACCCTCGTCGACAGCTACAGCTGGAGCGCCCACTCCGCCCCGTCCTGGTCGCGCTGCCCCGACGGCACGGGCGCCTTCGGGAAGTCGGCCCTGACGCTGGGCGCGCCGAACGACTGCGGTTCCGGTGGCGGTACGAACCCGGTGTCCTGGCCCGGCGGAAGCTCCGTGACGACGGCCGACGGGTCCAACGTCTTCGGCGAGGACCTCAGCGGCCTGTACCAGGAGGGCTCCGTCCTCTGGGCCGCCCAGAACTCCGGCGAGCTGTGGCGTCTGGTCCGCGACGGCTCCGGCGGCTGGCGGCCGGACACCGCCAACGGCTGGACCTCCGGCAAGACGCTGCGCTACCCCGGCGGGAGCGGCAGCCCCGACGGCGAGGCCGTCACCCTGACCGCCGCCGGCGCCGCGGGCGGCGCGTACGTCGCGACCGAGCGCAACGGCGACGCCTCCGGCACCAGCCGCCTGTCCGTCCTCCGCTACGAGGTCGCCACCGGCACCGGTACCGGCCTGACCGCCACGAAGGAGTGGAACCTGACCGCCGGCCTGCCGGCCGTGGGCTCCAACCTCGGCTTCGAGGCGATCACCTGGATCCCCGACGCCACCCTCGTCGCGGCCGGTTTCAAGGACGAGTCGACCGGCGCGGCCTATGACCCGAACCGGTACGGCGCGCACACCGGCGGCGTCTTCCTCCTCGGCGTCGAGGGCACCGGCGCGGTCCACGCGTACGTCCTCCAGGACAGCGGCACCGCCACCCGGGTCGCCACCGTCGCCAGTGGCATGGCCGGCGTGATGGAGCTCCAGTGGGAGCCGCAGGCCGCCCGGCTGTGGACGGTCTGCGACGACACCTGCGGCGGACTGCACAGGACCATGAAGATCGGCAGCTCCGGCACCTTCGCCCCCGCGGCCTCCTACCAGCGCCCGAGCGGCATGTCCGACCTCAACAACGAGGGCTTCGCCGTGGCCGGGGCCGACGAGTGCGTCGGCGGCACCAAGCCCGTGTACTGGGCCGACGACAGCAACACCGGCGGCCACGCGCTGCGCAGGGGCACGGTCGACTGCTGAGCCCCGACGACGGGGGCGCGGACTCCGGCCACAGCCGAGTCCGCGCCCCCGCGTGTCCCGCCGGCCGGCTCAGTCCCGCCGGGTCGCCGCCGCCAGGGCCTGCCTGACCTCCTGGGCCACGCGGTCCGCGTCCTCGGGGTTGTTGACGACGTCCGTGTGGTTCATGTCGATGACGAGGACCTCGCTGGCCGAGTAGTGCTTGTGCACCCAGTCGTCGTAGCCGGACCACAGGGTCCGGTAGTACTCGACGAGGCTCTCGTCCTGTTCGAAGTCGCGACCGCGCAGGCCGATGCGGTGCAGCACGGTCTCGAAGTCGGCCTTGAGGTAGACCATGAGATCGGGTGCCTTGCGGTAGGGCAGACCGTCGATCTCGCGCATCATCTCGCCGAGCAGCCCCTCGTACACCTGCATCTCCAGGGAGGTGATCCGCCCCAGGTCGTGGTTGACCTTGGCGAAATACCAGTCCTCGTAGATGGAGCGGTCGAGGACGTTGTCCCCCTGCTTGTAGGCCTCCTTGATCGCGGCGAAGCGGGTCTGGAGGAAGTACAGCTGGAGGAGGAAGGGGTAGCGCTTCGCCTGGATCTCCTCGGGGCTCGCCGTATAGAAGAGGGGAAGGATCGGATTGTCGTCCACGCTCTCGTAGAAGACGTCGCTGCCCAGATCCTTGGCGATCAGCTCGGCCACACTCGTCTTGCCGATTCCGATCATGCCGCCGACGCAGATCACGGACATACCTCACTTCTCCCTGGGGGTCTTCTTCGCATGGGCGGGCGAGCCGGCTGAGCTGGGAACCCGCACCCATGAGACGCACACCGGTGGTCACCCGATTCCCGGGGATCCTCGTGATCGGCGCCTTGGCCGGCCCGACCGTCCCGCGGCCGCCGCGCGCAGCGACGAGCCGCGGTCCTGAGGCCGCCCTGAATCTTAGATGACGGTGCGCTACGGCGTGAGCCAGCGGCGCAGGAGTCTGCTCACGGCGGGCATCGCCACGTATGTCATGAGCACGTTGAACACACAGGCGACGATCGCGCTGCTGAGCAGGAGGGGGAGAGCGGTCAGCCGGGGGATGAGCACGAGGCTTCCCAGGACCGAGATCGGGTAGATCGCCAGGGTCGCGCTGATCGCCATCTTCCACCGCGGCGGTGCGGGCCGCGTCGAGCCGGGCTTCGCGAACCAGGTCTCCATGCCGGTCAGTGTGCGCCGGGCGATCTCCGAGTGGTGGTGCCCCTCGCAGCCGGCGAACCAGGCCGCCCGCTCCGGAGACTCCTGCCAGGCCCGGCACGCCGCCTCGTCCCGGAAGCGGTGGACGAGGAACCACGGGGCGTCGCCGCCGGAGGAGCGGAAGAGCCCGTACCCGAGATGGCCCGGGAAGGCGGCGGCGCTTTCGAGGATGCCCTCGGCCCACAGCTCGAAGGCCGCCTCGTGGCCCGGTTCCACCCGACGGGCTATGAGGAGGGTCACCTCGCCCGTGTCGGCGGGGACGGCGGTGTGCTCAAGGCTGATCGCGGTCACATGAACTCCATCTGATCTCACCGCGCCCGCCCGTACTTTACGCATGGACCGCCGTGAGGAGGAGTGCCGGCGCCTCCGGGGCGCGGCCTAGTTCGGGTTCTCGGCGTGGGTCAGGGTCTCCCAGGAGATGAAGTAGTTGTCCGTGCCCGCCGGCCTGCGGGCCTCGGTGTAGGTCCCGGTGTTGGTCATGCCGATGCCCAGGCGGTGGTGCAGCGCGTTGTAGCCGACCTCCGTGACGGCTCCCAGGCCCTTCTTCACGGTGCCGCCGCAGAGCCAGGACGGAACCGCGGTCCCGTTCTCGTACTTGGTGTGGAAGCCGAGCGCGTGGCGGAGCCGTTCGGAGACCTGGGGGTAGAGGTCCTGGCCCTGGATGCGGCTGGTCTCCGCGGTGTGGACGGCGGCGGCGATGCCCCAGCCGGTGTGGCCGAAGTCCCGGCAGGTCTCCTGGGAGAGGCCGTCGGCGAAGGTGCTCTGGCCCTGCCAGTACTTCACGATCTCGTCGCGGGTGTCGATGGAGCTGTTCGGCGGCGGCTCGGGCGTGCTGCCGTCACCGGCGAGGTAGATGTAGGCGGGGACCCGTCCGAGGTAGGTGGCGACCGCCTTGTCGTAGGCGGCGCGGTCGTCGAGGTGGACGGCGATGCCGATCGCCGCCTCGGTCATGATGAGTTCCCAGTTGCCGTTCTTGGTGAGGGCGGCGCCGCCCGACACCTCGGGCAGGTAGACGTTGCGCAGCATCGTCGCGAAGCGGCCGGCGTTCGGCCAGCCGCCGGTGTAGGTGTGCTTGACGAGCTCGGCGGCGCGGGGCCAGGAGGAGCCGGCCCAGCCGGTCTGGAGCGGCGCGTTGGAGTTGGTGTGGTCCTTGATCACGGCCGACCAGGCGTCCATGATCTCGATCGCCTTCCTGGCGTGCCGGGCGTCGCGCGTGATGTACCAGGCGAGGGCCTGGGTGTACGCGGCGACGGCGTCCTGACGTTCGTCGGTGCAGCCGTAGTTGGGGTTGGAGGAGGAGCCGCACTCGACGATCGCGCGCGGCTTGGGGGTGCGGGTCGTCGAGGCGTAGGGACTCGCCATCATCTGGTCGAAGGCGGCCTTCCAGGGCTGGGCGCCGGCCTGGACCTTGGCCCGGACGAAGTCCAGCTGGGAGGCGCTGACGAGGACGCCGGGGTGGGTGAAGACCGCGGGGGCGGCGGGTGCCGTCTCCGCGGTGCGGGCGCTGGGGACGGGTTCCGGTCCGGCGACGGCCGTCGGGGCCACGGTGAGGGCGAGGGCTGCCGCCAGGGTGGCGACCAGGGTTCGGAGACGCATGTGTGGGGGGCACCTTTCGTTCGTCCATCTGAACGCAGGTCGGGAGAATGAACTCCGCGTCGAGCGTGGAACTTAGAGGCACTCCATGGACACGTCAAGGTGTTGGTCCGGACCACAGCCCCGAGCGCGAGGCGGTCAGTCGCCCCCTTCAGGGGGACATCGTCGACTCGTCGTACTCGTCCGCGACGGGGACGGCGCCTCCTGTCCGGCCGAGGGCACGTCCTGCGCCGACACCGACACCGACACCGACGCCGACGCCGACCGCCCTCGACAGCGCGCCGGCAGCGTCTCGCGCAGGGCCGCAGCAGCTCAGCGGTGGAGGCGCTGCTGCCAGTCCTGCGGGACGCGGCCGGCCGGGCCGGGGGCGGGCTGGCCGGACGGGTGGCCGTCCGGCGGGGCCAGTGCGGGTCCGGCGTCGTACAGGTCGTCCGTGGCGTAGTTCCAGAACCAGCTCTCGCCCGGCTCGAAGCTCTGGACGAGGGGATGCCCGGTGGACTTCCAGTGCGCGGTGGCGTGCTGGGCCGGAGAGGAGTCGCAGCAGCCGATGTGGCCGCACTGGGCGCAGCGCCGCAGGTGGAACCACCAGCCGCCCACCGTGTCGCAGTCCCCGCAGCCCGTGCCGCTGGGCGGGACGCTCGGGTCGATTCCCTCGATCTCGGTCATGCGCGCTCCTCGGCGGTGTGGGTGTGGGTCTCGGTTCCGGGCTCTGATTCCGGCTCGGCTTCGGTATCGGTATCGGTTTCGGTGTCGGGTGCGGTCAGCGGCAGCAGCACCTGGAACCGGGTGTCGCCCGGGACGGACTCGACCTGGAGGCTCCCGTGGTGCTTGCTGACCACGATCCGCCAGGAGATGTCGAGGCCGAGACCGGTGCCCTCGCCGACCGGCTTGGTGGTGAAGAAGGGGTCGAAGATGCGGCTGCGGATCTCCTCGGGGACGCCGGGGCCCGTGTCGCGGAACTCCACGAGCAGCCGGTCGCCCTCCCGGGCCGTACGGACCGTCAGGACTCCTTCGCCACCGGCGCTCCCGATGGCGGACACCGCGTTGTCGATCAGGTTGGTCCACACCTGGTTCAGCTCCGCCGGATAGGCGGGCACTGCGGGGAGGGAGCGGTCGTAGTCCTTGACGACGCGCACCCGGGAGCCGATCTTGGCGGACAGCATCAGCAGCGTGCTGTCGAGGAGTTCGTGGACGTCGACGTCACGGTGCGGGGCACGGTCGAGCTGCGCGTACTGCTTGGCCGCGTCCACCAGGTGGGAGATGCGGTTGGTGGAGTCGTCGATCTCGTCCATCAACAGCTCTGTCTCGACCGTGTAGTTGAGCCAGCCGACGGCCCCCGGCAGGACGTCCTCGGCCACGGTCGCCGCCACCTGCTCCAGCCAGTCCGTGTCCAGACCGGCCTGGACGAAGGTGGGCGCGAACCGCCAGCCCTCCGGGATGCCGTGGTCCTCCAGCCAGTCGGCGAGCTCGTCCTCCCGGTCGGACGCCTCCAGCGGGCTCAGCACCGGTGCCTTGGCGACCCGTTCCGCGGTGCGTTCCTGGATCTCGATGAGGTCGGCGAGTACCTCCCGGGAGTAGGGCCCGCGGGCGATGACGGACAGTTTGTGCCGCATCTTGCCGACCCGCTCGCGGAGCGCCGCCGTGGCCCGTACGGCCGCCGCGGCCGGGTTGTTGAGCTCGTGGGTGAGGCCGGCGGACAACGAGCCGAGCGCGAGGAGCCGTTCACGCTGCCCGATGGCGCGCTGGGTGTTCTTGGAGCCGAAGAACAGCCCTTCGAGGAGGTGCACCGCCATCGGGAACCACTCGGCCATGATGTCCGCGAACGACTGCGCGGGCATGACGAAGAACCGGGTGGGCTCGGTCACCCGCATGGAGTTGTTGTACGTCTGGGGCACCCGGTCGCCCAGATACGCCTGCATGGCCCCCGCGTACACGCCGCGCTGCGAGGTGCGGCTCACCTCCACGGCGTCGCCGCCGACCCGCCGGTCCAGGACGACGGTGCCCTCGATCATCACGTAGAAGCAGGTCGCCGGGTCGCCCTCGGTGTAGACCGGGCCGGGCCCGAACCGCTCCACCCGTCCCTCGGCGCACAGGCGGGAGAGTTGCTCGGGCGAGAGCTTCTCGAAAAGGAACAGCGAGCCGATCTCGTGCTGGTCGCAGGGCATGATCTCGCCACCCGCGTCCGCGCCGTCCCTGCCCTGCCCGTCCCTGCCCTGCCCGCCCGTGCCCTGCCCGCTCCTGTCCTGTCCGCTCATGACTGCTCCAGATACCGGTGGACGAGCATCACGGCCATGGCTCCCTCTCCCACGGCGGAGGCGACGCGCTTCGCGGACTGGGCGCGCGCGTCGCCCGCCACGAACACGCCGGGAACGTTCGTCTCCAGGTGGTAGGGCGGCCGGTCGAGGCCCCACTCGGCCGGCGGCCGCCCGTCCGGCGTGAGGTCGGGGCCGGCCAGGATGAAGCCGTGCTCGTCGCGCAGCACCGTTCCGTCGAGCCAGTCGGTCAGCGGGGCCGCCCCGATGAAGACGAACAACCACTGGGCGTCGACGACTTCGGTGGCCCCGGTCACGGCGTCCCGCAGGGTCAGCCGTTCCAGGTGCTCCGTGCCGTGCGCCGCCTCGACGACCGTCCTGGGCCGCACGCTGATGTTCGGCGCCTCCTCGATCTGCTGGATCAGGTAGTACGACATCGATGCCGCCGGCGACTCCCCGCGTACGAGCAGCGTCACCGACTTCGCGCCCCGCGCCAGGAACACCGCTGCCTGCCCGGCGGAGTTCGCGCCGCCGACGATGTACACGTCCTGCCCCTCGCAGGACGACGCCTCGGTGAGGGAGGAGCCGTAGTAGACGCCGCGCCCGGTCAGGTCCTCGCAGCCGGGAGCCAGGAGCTGCCGGTAGGAGACTCCCGTCGCGAGGATGACGCTGTGCGCGGCGACTTCGGTGCCGTCCGAGAACCGTACGACGCGTGCCGCGCCGTTCACCTCCAGACCCGTGACTTCGCGCGCGGTGAGGATCTCGGCGCCGAAGCGGGTGGCCTGGCGGCGGGCGCGTTCGGTGAGCTGCCCGCCGGACACGCCGTCGGGGAAGCCGAGGTAGTTCTCGATCCGGGAACTCTGGCCGGCCTGCCCGCCCGTCGCCGAGCGCTCGACCAGCACGGTCCGCAGTCCCTCGGATGCCCCGTACACCGCCGCGCCGAGCCCGGCCGGGCCGCCGCCGATGACGACGAGGTCGTAGAAGTCGGCGGCGGGCGTCGTCGCGAGCCCCACCCGGGCGGCCAGCTCGGGCGCGTCCGGCTCGACCAGCGCGGTGCCGTCCGGCGTGATCACCAGGGGCAGCCGGAGGCCGTCGGCCCCGGCCGCGTCGAGGAGACGCCGGCCCTCGGGCTCGTCGGAGGAGTACCAGCGGTACGGCACCTGGTTGCGGGCGAGGAACTCGCGTACGTACGAGGAGCGCGCCGACCAGCGGTGACCGACCACCTTCGTCGCGGGGACCGGCCGGTAGTCACTGGAGCGCCAGGCCGTCAGCAGGTCGTCCACGACGGGGTAGAGCTTCTCCTCCGGCGGGTCCCACGGCTTGAGCAGGTAGTGGTCGAGGTCGACGACGTTGATCGCGTCGATGGCCGCGTTGGTGTCGGCGTACGCGGTCAGCAGGACGCGCCGGGCCCCGGGGTACACGCCGAGGGCCTGTTCGAGGAACTCGATGCCGTTCATCTGCGGCATGCGGTAGTCGGCGAGGATCACGGCGACCAGATCGCCCCGCAGCTTGAGCTCGCGGAGCGCGTCGAGG is a window encoding:
- a CDS encoding alginate lyase family protein, which codes for MRLRTLVATLAAALALTVAPTAVAGPEPVPSARTAETAPAAPAVFTHPGVLVSASQLDFVRAKVQAGAQPWKAAFDQMMASPYASTTRTPKPRAIVECGSSSNPNYGCTDERQDAVAAYTQALAWYITRDARHARKAIEIMDAWSAVIKDHTNSNAPLQTGWAGSSWPRAAELVKHTYTGGWPNAGRFATMLRNVYLPEVSGGAALTKNGNWELIMTEAAIGIAVHLDDRAAYDKAVATYLGRVPAYIYLAGDGSTPEPPPNSSIDTRDEIVKYWQGQSTFADGLSQETCRDFGHTGWGIAAAVHTAETSRIQGQDLYPQVSERLRHALGFHTKYENGTAVPSWLCGGTVKKGLGAVTEVGYNALHHRLGIGMTNTGTYTEARRPAGTDNYFISWETLTHAENPN
- a CDS encoding UBP-type zinc finger domain-containing protein; the protein is MTEIEGIDPSVPPSGTGCGDCDTVGGWWFHLRRCAQCGHIGCCDSSPAQHATAHWKSTGHPLVQSFEPGESWFWNYATDDLYDAGPALAPPDGHPSGQPAPGPAGRVPQDWQQRLHR
- a CDS encoding FAD-dependent oxidoreductase, which codes for MAQVTDAARTVILTVDDDPGVSRAIARDLRRRYGGGYRIVRAESGESALDALRELKLRGDLVAVILADYRMPQMNGIEFLEQALGVYPGARRVLLTAYADTNAAIDAINVVDLDHYLLKPWDPPEEKLYPVVDDLLTAWRSSDYRPVPATKVVGHRWSARSSYVREFLARNQVPYRWYSSDEPEGRRLLDAAGADGLRLPLVITPDGTALVEPDAPELAARVGLATTPAADFYDLVVIGGGPAGLGAAVYGASEGLRTVLVERSATGGQAGQSSRIENYLGFPDGVSGGQLTERARRQATRFGAEILTAREVTGLEVNGAARVVRFSDGTEVAAHSVILATGVSYRQLLAPGCEDLTGRGVYYGSSLTEASSCEGQDVYIVGGANSAGQAAVFLARGAKSVTLLVRGESPAASMSYYLIQQIEEAPNISVRPRTVVEAAHGTEHLERLTLRDAVTGATEVVDAQWLFVFIGAAPLTDWLDGTVLRDEHGFILAGPDLTPDGRPPAEWGLDRPPYHLETNVPGVFVAGDARAQSAKRVASAVGEGAMAVMLVHRYLEQS
- a CDS encoding ATP-binding protein; protein product: MPCDQHEIGSLFLFEKLSPEQLSRLCAEGRVERFGPGPVYTEGDPATCFYVMIEGTVVLDRRVGGDAVEVSRTSQRGVYAGAMQAYLGDRVPQTYNNSMRVTEPTRFFVMPAQSFADIMAEWFPMAVHLLEGLFFGSKNTQRAIGQRERLLALGSLSAGLTHELNNPAAAAVRATAALRERVGKMRHKLSVIARGPYSREVLADLIEIQERTAERVAKAPVLSPLEASDREDELADWLEDHGIPEGWRFAPTFVQAGLDTDWLEQVAATVAEDVLPGAVGWLNYTVETELLMDEIDDSTNRISHLVDAAKQYAQLDRAPHRDVDVHELLDSTLLMLSAKIGSRVRVVKDYDRSLPAVPAYPAELNQVWTNLIDNAVSAIGSAGGEGVLTVRTAREGDRLLVEFRDTGPGVPEEIRSRIFDPFFTTKPVGEGTGLGLDISWRIVVSKHHGSLQVESVPGDTRFQVLLPLTAPDTETDTDTEAEPESEPGTETHTHTAEERA